Proteins from a single region of Gloeomargarita sp. SKYB120:
- the apcB gene encoding allophycocyanin subunit beta, translating into MVTECNEPSPDGVLVVIYLLDFQSLDFLDNAMRDAITSLIARYDLAGRYFDRNGIERLQAYFDTGLARVQVARMITAEAANLVRAAASQLFTEQPELIRPGGNAYTTRRYATCLRDMDYFLRYASYALVAGNNDVLDERVLEGLRETYNSLGVPLGPSVRGIQILKEKVQAMAAQAGITGDFIAEPFDYLAQGLSEQDV; encoded by the coding sequence ATGGTTACAGAGTGCAACGAACCGTCGCCCGATGGGGTTCTCGTGGTAATCTATTTGCTGGACTTTCAATCCCTAGATTTTTTAGACAACGCCATGCGAGATGCCATCACCAGTTTAATCGCCCGTTATGACCTAGCCGGACGTTACTTTGACCGGAATGGAATTGAGCGTTTACAAGCCTACTTTGATACGGGGTTGGCGCGGGTGCAGGTGGCGCGGATGATCACTGCCGAAGCCGCCAATTTGGTGCGTGCCGCCGCCTCCCAATTGTTTACCGAGCAGCCGGAGTTGATCCGTCCGGGGGGCAACGCCTATACCACCCGGCGCTACGCCACCTGCCTGCGGGACATGGATTACTTCCTGCGCTATGCCAGTTATGCCCTGGTGGCCGGCAACAACGATGTCTTGGACGAACGGGTGCTCGAAGGACTGCGGGAAACCTATAATTCGCTGGGGGTTCCCTTGGGGCCATCGGTGCGGGGCATTCAGATATTAAAGGAAAAAGTACAGGCGATGGCAGCGCAGGCGGGTATTACCGGCGATTTCATTGCCGAACCCTTTGACTACCTAGCCCAGGGCTTGAGCGAGCAAGACGTTTAA
- a CDS encoding NnrU family protein has product MSHVVILGWLLGFALVHSGLAALRPRGEKVLGARGYRVLFASLSLLIAVPMLAYFLKHRYDGVQLWQVQDVPGIRALVAVLTVIAFLFLYPATFNLGEIAAIQKPQVHLYTQGIIRICRHPQMVGQTLWCIAHTLWIGSSFALVTSLGLIAYHLFGVWHGDRRWGQRYPEAFAVLKAQTSIIPFKAIWEGKQKLVLSEFLRPAYAGVAVFVAIVYWLHPQMWRWAERLPW; this is encoded by the coding sequence ATGTCCCACGTCGTTATCCTGGGGTGGTTGCTCGGGTTTGCCTTGGTCCATAGCGGTCTTGCTGCCTTACGACCCCGTGGGGAAAAGGTCCTGGGCGCGCGTGGGTACCGCGTGCTGTTTGCCAGTTTGAGCTTGCTGATTGCCGTCCCGATGCTGGCTTATTTCTTGAAACACCGCTACGACGGGGTGCAGTTGTGGCAAGTGCAGGACGTGCCGGGGATACGGGCGCTAGTGGCGGTTCTCACCGTGATTGCCTTTCTATTTCTCTATCCGGCGACGTTTAACTTGGGGGAGATCGCTGCGATTCAAAAACCGCAAGTGCATCTCTATACCCAGGGCATTATCCGTATCTGTCGCCATCCCCAGATGGTGGGCCAAACCCTATGGTGTATCGCCCATACCTTGTGGATTGGCAGTTCGTTTGCGCTGGTGACATCCCTGGGGTTAATCGCCTATCACTTGTTTGGCGTCTGGCATGGCGACCGGCGCTGGGGGCAACGGTATCCCGAAGCCTTTGCGGTTCTAAAAGCGCAGACTTCCATCATTCCCTTCAAAGCGATTTGGGAAGGCAAACAAAAGTTAGTGCTCTCTGAATTTTTACGCCCAGCCTATGCGGGAGTTGCTGTTTTTGTCGCTATCGTGTACTGGTTACACCCGCAGATGTGGAGGTGGGCCGAGCGATTGCCGTGGTAA
- the ispG gene encoding (E)-4-hydroxy-3-methylbut-2-enyl-diphosphate synthase translates to MQTLEKPASTPYTDLPVTFPRRRTRPVRVGNVTIGGDHPIVVQSMINEDTLDVEASAKAIERLHRLGCEIVRVTVPSLAHAHAVGEIRQKLRQQYMDVPLVADVHHNGMKIALEVAKHVDKVRVNPGLYVFEKPKPNRTEYTQAEFDEIAEKIRDTLAPLVKLLKAEGKAMRIGVNHGSLAERMLFTYGDTPEGMVESALEFIRICESLDFRNLVISLKASRVPVMIAANRLMVKRMDELGMDYPLHIGVTEAGDGEYGRIKSTAGIATLLAEGIGDTIRVSLTEAPEKEIPVCYSILQALGLRRTMVEYVACPSCGRTLFNLEEVLHKVREATKHLTGLNIAVMGCIVNGPGEMADADYGYVGKTPGVIALYRGREEIKRVPESEGVTELINLIKADGRWVDPPADTTT, encoded by the coding sequence ATGCAGACCCTGGAAAAGCCAGCATCTACGCCCTATACCGATTTGCCCGTTACATTTCCGCGTCGGCGCACCCGCCCCGTGCGCGTGGGAAACGTAACCATTGGCGGCGACCATCCCATTGTTGTACAGTCCATGATCAACGAGGACACGCTGGATGTGGAGGCATCGGCCAAAGCGATTGAACGGTTGCATCGGCTGGGGTGCGAGATTGTGCGGGTGACGGTGCCTAGCTTGGCCCATGCCCACGCCGTTGGGGAAATTCGCCAGAAACTACGACAGCAATACATGGACGTACCCCTGGTGGCGGATGTCCACCACAACGGCATGAAAATTGCGCTGGAGGTGGCCAAGCATGTGGACAAGGTGCGGGTCAATCCAGGGTTGTATGTGTTCGAGAAACCCAAGCCCAATCGCACGGAATACACCCAGGCGGAGTTCGATGAAATTGCGGAAAAAATCCGGGATACCCTAGCGCCCCTGGTAAAGTTGCTCAAGGCCGAAGGCAAGGCGATGCGCATTGGGGTCAACCACGGGTCCCTGGCAGAGCGCATGTTGTTTACCTACGGGGATACGCCCGAAGGGATGGTGGAATCGGCGCTGGAATTTATCCGCATCTGCGAATCGCTAGATTTCCGCAACCTGGTGATTTCTCTCAAGGCGTCGCGGGTGCCGGTGATGATTGCCGCCAATCGCCTGATGGTCAAGCGCATGGATGAACTGGGGATGGATTACCCACTCCATATCGGGGTGACCGAAGCAGGCGATGGGGAATACGGTCGCATCAAGTCCACGGCGGGGATTGCCACCCTGCTAGCAGAAGGGATTGGCGATACGATTCGGGTGTCGTTGACAGAAGCGCCGGAGAAGGAAATTCCGGTATGCTACAGTATTCTACAGGCTCTGGGGCTACGCCGGACGATGGTCGAGTATGTGGCCTGTCCGTCGTGTGGCCGCACGTTGTTTAACCTGGAGGAGGTCTTGCACAAGGTTCGGGAAGCGACGAAGCACCTGACTGGCTTGAACATTGCCGTGATGGGGTGCATTGTCAACGGGCCAGGGGAAATGGCGGACGCAGATTATGGGTATGTCGGGAAAACGCCAGGGGTAATTGCCCTGTATCGCGGTCGGGAGGAAATCAAACGGGTGCCCGAGTCGGAAGGCGTAACAGAGTTGATTAATCTCATCAAAGCGGATGGCCGTTGGGTTGATCCGCCGGCAGACACAACAACATAG
- the glnA gene encoding type I glutamate--ammonia ligase: MAKTAQDVLQMIRDQNIRMVDLKFVDMLGVWQHCSYASELIDENTFEVGMPFDGSSIRGWKTINESDMLMRPDPATAWIDPFMSEPTLSMICTIWEPRTGSTYGRCPRAIAQRAADYLISTGIGDVAYFGPEAEFFVFDDVRFDQREFECYYHVDSIEGRWNSGRVEEGGNLGYKPRYKEGYFPVSPSDTLQDLRTEMLLTMAACGVPVEKHHHEVATGGQCELGFRFSPLVTAADYLMTYKYVIKNVARRRGKTATFMPKPLFNDNGSGMHTHQSIWKDGQPLFAGDKYAGLSQVALWYIGGLLKHAPALLAFTNPTTNSYKRLVPGFEAPVNLVYSQGNRSAAIRIPVTGDNPKAKRLEFRCPDPMCNPYLAFSAMMMAGLDGIKNQIDPGEPLDKNIYELTPEELAQVPSTPGSLEDALSALEKDHEFLLAGGVFSEDFIENWINWKLDNEVNPMRLRPHPYEFALYYDG, from the coding sequence ATGGCAAAGACGGCGCAGGACGTTTTACAGATGATTCGGGACCAGAATATCCGCATGGTGGACCTGAAGTTTGTGGATATGCTGGGGGTGTGGCAACACTGCAGTTATGCCAGCGAGTTGATTGACGAGAACACGTTTGAGGTAGGCATGCCCTTTGACGGGTCGAGTATCCGGGGCTGGAAGACCATTAATGAGTCCGATATGTTAATGCGTCCCGACCCAGCGACCGCCTGGATTGACCCGTTCATGTCGGAACCCACCCTGAGCATGATCTGCACGATTTGGGAACCGCGCACAGGGAGTACCTACGGGCGGTGTCCCCGGGCGATTGCCCAGCGCGCCGCCGATTACCTGATCAGCACCGGGATTGGAGACGTGGCCTACTTCGGGCCGGAAGCAGAATTTTTCGTGTTTGATGACGTGCGTTTTGACCAGCGGGAGTTCGAGTGCTACTACCATGTGGACTCGATTGAGGGGCGCTGGAATAGTGGTCGCGTCGAAGAAGGGGGCAACCTAGGCTACAAACCCCGCTACAAGGAGGGCTATTTCCCCGTGTCGCCTAGCGATACGCTCCAGGATTTGCGCACGGAAATGCTGCTGACGATGGCGGCCTGCGGGGTGCCGGTTGAAAAACATCACCATGAGGTGGCGACTGGGGGGCAATGCGAGTTGGGGTTCCGGTTCTCACCCCTGGTAACAGCGGCGGACTACCTGATGACCTATAAGTATGTAATCAAAAACGTGGCGCGGCGGCGGGGGAAGACGGCGACTTTTATGCCCAAGCCCCTGTTTAACGACAATGGTTCGGGGATGCACACCCACCAGTCGATTTGGAAGGACGGGCAGCCCCTGTTTGCCGGAGATAAGTACGCGGGGTTGAGCCAAGTCGCCTTATGGTACATTGGGGGCCTGCTGAAGCACGCGCCGGCGCTCCTGGCGTTTACCAATCCCACGACCAATTCCTACAAGCGGCTGGTGCCGGGGTTTGAGGCGCCTGTGAACCTGGTTTATTCCCAGGGCAACCGCTCGGCAGCGATTCGGATTCCAGTGACGGGAGACAATCCCAAGGCCAAGCGGCTGGAGTTCCGTTGCCCAGACCCCATGTGCAACCCTTACCTGGCATTCTCAGCCATGATGATGGCGGGTCTGGATGGGATCAAAAACCAGATTGACCCGGGCGAACCACTGGATAAGAACATCTACGAACTCACGCCGGAGGAACTAGCGCAGGTGCCTTCGACGCCGGGTTCGCTAGAGGATGCCTTGTCCGCTTTGGAAAAAGACCACGAGTTTTTGCTAGCGGGCGGGGTGTTTTCAGAGGACTTTATCGAGAACTGGATCAACTGGAAGCTGGACAACGAAGTTAACCCTATGCGTCTACGGCCCCATCCCTACGAGTTTGCCCTCTACTACGACGGTTGA
- the ruvA gene encoding Holliday junction branch migration protein RuvA has product MIGCLQGQVLSINPATGKWLVTLLVQGIGWEVQVGQRCAQTLTPGQSAQLFTHLQCRDEQLALYGFASATERDLFRQLLRVNGVGPQLALTLLDTFTPAELVQAIVNGNVALLSQTPGVGPKTAQRLALELRQPLQQWSGIPCEEGAVTLPATLQEEITLTLSALGYTTAEISQALAQLRQDPQCQQTTDVEVWIRQAIRRLG; this is encoded by the coding sequence ATGATTGGGTGTCTCCAGGGGCAGGTGTTATCTATCAACCCAGCAACGGGGAAATGGCTGGTCACGTTACTGGTGCAGGGGATTGGCTGGGAAGTCCAGGTGGGACAACGATGCGCCCAGACGCTCACCCCTGGCCAGAGCGCTCAGCTCTTCACCCATCTCCAGTGCCGCGATGAGCAACTGGCGCTCTACGGCTTTGCGAGTGCGACTGAACGGGATTTGTTCCGGCAACTGCTGCGCGTCAATGGTGTTGGCCCGCAACTGGCCTTGACCCTGCTGGACACCTTTACCCCGGCGGAACTGGTGCAGGCGATTGTCAACGGCAATGTCGCACTGCTCAGCCAAACCCCCGGCGTCGGCCCGAAGACAGCCCAGCGTCTGGCACTGGAACTACGACAGCCATTGCAACAGTGGTCGGGCATCCCATGCGAAGAAGGCGCTGTGACCCTGCCCGCAACGCTACAGGAAGAAATTACATTGACCCTGAGCGCCCTGGGTTATACAACCGCCGAAATTAGCCAGGCCCTGGCCCAACTGCGTCAAGACCCCCAGTGCCAGCAGACAACCGACGTGGAGGTGTGGATTCGCCAGGCGATTCGCCGGTTGGGTTAG
- a CDS encoding VOC family protein, which produces MQLTAYLHTAITVRDLQRAQAFYEGVLGLQPVHRALNFPGVWYEIGGVQIHLIEQPHVHPERPDPHRWGRNPHLAFAVKDLAQAEQELRAAGYPVQKSTSGRAALFTQDPDGHILELSQV; this is translated from the coding sequence ATGCAACTCACGGCCTATCTCCACACCGCCATCACGGTGCGGGACCTGCAACGGGCGCAAGCGTTTTACGAAGGGGTGCTGGGCCTGCAACCGGTGCATCGCGCCTTGAATTTCCCTGGCGTCTGGTATGAAATTGGCGGGGTGCAGATTCATCTCATCGAACAGCCCCACGTCCACCCAGAACGACCCGACCCCCATCGCTGGGGACGCAACCCACACCTGGCGTTTGCCGTCAAGGATTTAGCGCAGGCCGAACAGGAATTGCGTGCTGCCGGTTATCCAGTGCAGAAAAGTACCTCAGGACGGGCGGCGTTGTTTACCCAGGACCCGGACGGCCATATCCTCGAACTCAGCCAGGTGTGA
- a CDS encoding DUF4912 domain-containing protein, whose amino-acid sequence MTQKDVPLEEMTLRELRRLASELGIARYSRMRKSYLVTAIRAAELQTTRSHQSPTTQEAQTTVDSDKPTMPAQTLTATALQDVDEGLPDLPGGYGESRIVLMPRDPQWAYAYWDIPNEAREERRKQGGQQLALRLYDVTNINLEVQAPHSVQEYACDELAREWYLPIPVSDRDYVVEIGYRTADGRWLSLARSAAVRIPPVYPSDWVEDHFITVGFEEDLRGRRFFQLVPPSERQPAAETPVYDEVMQRAAAAESMRVAGSLYGSMQHVPGSLVSSAEFAVSSYVFPSGIGRWAIPTLSGIGMSGVGFAASIPPMRPRKFWLVADAELIVYGATEPDATVTVGGRKIQLNPDGTFRFQMSFPDGNLDFPIFAVAADGEQTREIHMTFDRRTLSRRTNTREEAVEEWFMG is encoded by the coding sequence ATGACCCAGAAAGATGTGCCGCTGGAGGAGATGACCCTGCGGGAATTGCGTCGCCTGGCCAGCGAGTTGGGCATCGCTCGCTATAGCCGGATGCGCAAGTCCTATCTGGTCACAGCAATTCGGGCGGCAGAGTTACAAACCACTCGTTCCCATCAATCCCCCACGACGCAGGAGGCGCAAACGACCGTGGACAGTGACAAACCGACCATGCCGGCGCAAACCCTGACGGCAACGGCATTGCAGGATGTGGATGAGGGCCTACCCGATTTACCGGGGGGCTATGGCGAGAGCCGGATTGTCCTAATGCCCCGCGACCCCCAATGGGCCTATGCCTACTGGGATATTCCCAACGAAGCACGGGAGGAGCGGCGCAAACAGGGCGGGCAGCAATTGGCGCTGCGCCTGTACGACGTTACGAATATCAACTTGGAAGTGCAGGCACCCCACAGTGTGCAGGAGTATGCCTGCGATGAACTGGCCCGGGAATGGTACTTGCCGATTCCTGTAAGCGACCGAGACTATGTGGTGGAAATTGGCTATCGCACCGCAGACGGGCGGTGGTTGAGCCTGGCGCGGTCAGCGGCGGTGCGGATTCCACCGGTCTATCCCTCGGATTGGGTCGAGGACCACTTCATCACGGTGGGGTTTGAGGAGGACCTGCGGGGCCGGCGGTTCTTCCAATTGGTGCCCCCCAGCGAGCGACAACCAGCTGCAGAAACGCCGGTGTACGACGAGGTGATGCAACGGGCGGCGGCGGCTGAATCCATGCGGGTGGCGGGTTCCCTGTACGGCTCGATGCAGCACGTGCCTGGCTCCCTGGTCAGCAGTGCCGAGTTTGCCGTGAGTTCCTACGTGTTCCCATCGGGGATTGGGCGCTGGGCTATTCCCACGCTGTCGGGGATTGGGATGTCGGGCGTTGGGTTTGCCGCTTCAATCCCGCCGATGCGCCCCCGCAAGTTCTGGCTGGTGGCCGATGCGGAATTGATTGTCTACGGAGCGACAGAGCCGGATGCGACGGTGACCGTGGGGGGTCGCAAGATTCAACTCAATCCCGACGGCACGTTCCGGTTCCAGATGAGCTTCCCCGATGGCAACCTGGATTTCCCCATCTTTGCGGTAGCCGCTGACGGGGAGCAGACCCGCGAAATCCACATGACCTTCGACCGCCGCACCCTGTCGCGCCGCACCAACACCCGCGAAGAGGCGGTGGAGGAGTGGTTCATGGGCTAA
- a CDS encoding S41 family peptidase, producing the protein MTHQQWARGVAIGATATVAVSFLATGVGKQSWASLKESPKQLVDEVWQLIYRDYVDPSFNQTNWKQVRQQYLSREYSSKEEAYKAIREMLEKLGDPYTRFLDPKQFANLRMDTSGELHGVGIQLAQEEKTNRLVVIAPIEDTPAARAGILAQDYIVSIDGRSTKGMDINEAVSLIRGKPGTTVTLVIERGGQLLTFTLKRERIELHAVRHEVRETPAGKVGYIRMTQFNANSPQDMREAIRKLESQGVIGYILDLRSNPGGLLQASIEIARMWMERGTIVSTVTRAGEAERYEASRRPLTNRPLVVLVDGGSASASEILAGALQDNRRAVLVGTKTFGKGLVQSVRELQDGSGVAITIARYLTPNGRDINKEGIKPDVEISLTDEQRERIIRDRAIGTPADPQFARALDVLTDIVRKGTPIQRGAVH; encoded by the coding sequence ATGACACACCAGCAATGGGCGCGGGGCGTAGCCATCGGAGCGACAGCAACAGTAGCAGTTAGCTTCTTGGCCACCGGTGTAGGGAAACAGAGTTGGGCCAGCTTGAAAGAAAGTCCCAAGCAACTGGTGGATGAGGTCTGGCAGCTCATTTACCGGGACTACGTGGACCCGTCGTTTAACCAGACCAACTGGAAGCAAGTCCGCCAGCAGTATCTCAGCCGGGAATACAGCAGCAAGGAAGAAGCCTACAAGGCTATCCGCGAGATGCTGGAAAAACTGGGCGACCCCTACACGCGCTTCCTCGACCCCAAACAATTTGCCAACCTGCGGATGGATACCTCGGGGGAATTGCACGGGGTTGGCATCCAATTGGCGCAGGAGGAAAAAACGAACCGGCTGGTGGTGATTGCCCCGATTGAAGATACGCCGGCGGCGCGGGCGGGTATCTTAGCCCAGGACTACATTGTCTCCATTGACGGGCGCAGCACCAAGGGCATGGACATCAACGAGGCGGTGTCCCTGATTCGCGGCAAACCGGGGACGACGGTAACCTTGGTGATTGAGCGGGGCGGTCAGCTTTTGACCTTTACGTTGAAACGGGAACGGATTGAACTCCATGCGGTGCGGCACGAGGTGCGGGAAACGCCGGCGGGCAAGGTGGGCTATATCCGCATGACCCAGTTCAACGCCAATTCTCCCCAAGACATGCGCGAGGCGATTCGCAAGCTGGAGTCCCAAGGGGTAATTGGTTACATTCTGGATTTGCGGTCGAATCCAGGGGGCCTGTTGCAAGCGAGTATTGAAATTGCCCGCATGTGGATGGAACGGGGCACGATTGTTTCGACAGTGACACGCGCCGGGGAAGCGGAGCGGTACGAAGCGTCGCGACGGCCTTTGACCAACCGGCCCTTGGTGGTGCTGGTGGATGGAGGTTCTGCAAGCGCGAGTGAAATCCTGGCCGGGGCATTGCAGGACAATCGCCGGGCGGTGTTGGTGGGTACAAAAACCTTTGGCAAAGGGCTGGTGCAATCGGTGCGGGAACTCCAGGACGGTTCGGGTGTGGCGATTACTATTGCCCGCTATTTGACGCCCAATGGTCGCGACATCAACAAGGAGGGCATCAAGCCGGATGTGGAAATCAGTCTCACGGACGAGCAGCGGGAAAGAATTATCCGGGACCGAGCGATTGGCACACCGGCGGACCCCCAATTTGCGCGGGCGTTGGATGTGCTAACTGATATTGTGCGCAAGGGGACGCCGATTCAACGGGGCGCGGTCCACTAG
- a CDS encoding NADP-dependent isocitrate dehydrogenase, translating to MYEKITPPPEGERITFVQGLPQVPDQPIIPYIRGDGIGVDIWPATRLVLDEAVRLSYGGTRKIHWFKVYAGDEACAVYGELQYLPQDTLTAIREYGVAIKGPLTTPVGGGIRSLNVALRQIFDLYACIRPCRYYPGTPSPHRHPELIDLIIYRENTEDIYLGIEWPAESQMARQLIQLLNEQFIPNTPEHQGKRIPLESGIGIKPISKTGSQRLIRRAIQHALRLPPGKQTVTLVHKGNIMKYTEGAFRDWGYELVQTEFRQQCVTERESWILENVEKNPGLSVAENARLIEPGFDHLPSAKQAALCAEVQRVLDTIGESHGQGRWRHKVMVNDRIADNIFQQIQTRPQEYSILATMNLNGDYLSDAAAAMVGGLGMGPGANLGDTCAIFEATHGTAPKYAGQDRVNPSSLILSGAMLLEFLGWQEAADLIHQALGRAIAQRQVTYDLARLMEPPVDPPLSCSGFAQAVVQHMVDLKKS from the coding sequence ATGTACGAAAAAATCACTCCACCGCCTGAGGGCGAACGCATTACGTTTGTGCAGGGGTTGCCCCAGGTGCCGGACCAGCCCATCATCCCCTACATCCGCGGCGATGGCATTGGCGTGGACATCTGGCCGGCGACCCGCCTGGTGTTGGATGAGGCCGTGCGCCTGAGCTACGGGGGAACGCGGAAAATCCACTGGTTCAAGGTCTATGCCGGGGACGAGGCCTGTGCCGTGTACGGCGAGTTGCAGTACCTTCCCCAGGACACGCTGACGGCGATTCGCGAGTACGGCGTGGCTATTAAGGGACCATTGACAACCCCCGTCGGGGGTGGGATTCGCTCCCTGAACGTGGCCCTGCGTCAAATCTTTGACCTGTACGCCTGCATCCGCCCCTGTCGCTATTACCCTGGCACGCCATCGCCTCACCGTCACCCAGAACTGATTGACCTCATCATCTACCGCGAAAACACGGAAGACATTTACCTAGGGATCGAATGGCCTGCTGAGAGCCAGATGGCGCGCCAACTGATACAACTGCTCAACGAGCAATTCATCCCCAACACGCCGGAGCATCAGGGCAAGCGAATTCCGCTCGAAAGCGGCATCGGCATCAAACCCATCAGCAAAACGGGTTCCCAACGCCTGATCCGGCGAGCCATCCAACACGCCCTGCGCTTGCCGCCGGGAAAACAAACGGTCACCCTGGTCCACAAGGGCAACATCATGAAGTACACGGAGGGGGCGTTCCGGGACTGGGGTTACGAGCTGGTGCAAACGGAATTTCGCCAGCAGTGCGTGACGGAGCGGGAATCCTGGATTCTGGAGAATGTGGAAAAAAATCCCGGTTTGTCGGTTGCGGAAAACGCGCGTCTGATCGAGCCGGGGTTTGACCATTTGCCCAGTGCCAAGCAAGCCGCTTTGTGCGCCGAGGTGCAGCGGGTGCTGGACACAATTGGGGAAAGTCATGGTCAAGGGCGCTGGCGCCACAAAGTCATGGTTAACGACCGGATTGCCGATAATATCTTTCAACAAATCCAGACCCGCCCTCAGGAGTATTCCATCCTGGCGACGATGAACCTCAACGGAGATTATCTCTCGGATGCCGCAGCAGCCATGGTCGGCGGGTTGGGCATGGGACCGGGGGCTAACCTGGGGGATACCTGCGCCATTTTTGAGGCCACCCACGGCACCGCGCCTAAGTATGCGGGTCAAGACCGAGTAAACCCCAGCTCCCTGATCCTGTCGGGAGCCATGCTGTTGGAGTTTTTGGGCTGGCAGGAGGCTGCGGATTTGATTCACCAGGCCCTGGGACGGGCTATTGCCCAGCGCCAGGTCACCTACGACCTCGCCCGCCTGATGGAACCGCCCGTGGACCCGCCCCTGTCCTGCTCGGGATTTGCCCAAGCGGTGGTGCAACACATGGTAGATCTCAAGAAATCTTGA
- a CDS encoding TlyA family RNA methyltransferase — MKERLDTLLVTQGHFPTREQARRAIQAGWVQVNRQVVDKPGALVPADSAITIQSRAPYVSRGGEKLAHALCTFGIAVAGRVALDGGISTGGFTDCLLQAGARRVYGVDVGYGQVAWQLRQDPRLKLLERTNLRYLQPEQIYGPDDPWPDLGVLDLSFISVTKVLPAVWHLLLPPRELVVLVKPQFEVGREQVGKGGVVRSPQAQAQAIQSVAQAATTLGWHVQGLTASPLLGPAGNREFLLWLRMTHPSGQLDWPALLAQVVTDHDPTTGFGN, encoded by the coding sequence TTGAAGGAACGGCTGGATACGCTGCTGGTCACCCAGGGGCACTTTCCCACCCGTGAGCAGGCGCGTCGGGCGATTCAGGCGGGTTGGGTGCAGGTCAATCGCCAGGTGGTGGACAAGCCAGGAGCGCTCGTGCCAGCAGACAGCGCCATTACTATCCAGTCGCGGGCGCCCTACGTTTCGCGGGGTGGCGAAAAACTGGCCCATGCCCTGTGTACATTTGGTATTGCCGTGGCTGGCCGTGTGGCGCTCGATGGGGGGATTTCAACAGGCGGGTTTACAGATTGTTTACTCCAGGCGGGCGCGCGGCGCGTTTATGGCGTGGATGTGGGTTATGGGCAAGTGGCCTGGCAATTGCGGCAGGACCCCCGTTTGAAACTCTTAGAGCGCACCAACCTGCGGTATTTGCAACCGGAACAGATTTACGGCCCTGACGACCCCTGGCCCGATTTAGGGGTCTTGGACTTGTCATTTATTTCAGTCACGAAGGTACTGCCCGCCGTGTGGCATTTACTCTTACCCCCGCGCGAGCTAGTGGTGCTAGTGAAACCCCAGTTTGAAGTGGGCCGGGAACAGGTGGGCAAAGGCGGTGTCGTGCGGTCGCCCCAAGCGCAGGCGCAGGCCATTCAATCCGTCGCCCAGGCCGCTACAACCTTGGGCTGGCATGTGCAGGGCCTCACGGCATCCCCCTTGCTGGGACCGGCAGGCAACCGGGAGTTTTTGTTATGGCTGCGGATGACCCACCCGTCTGGGCAACTCGACTGGCCGGCGTTGCTTGCGCAAGTGGTGACGGACCATGACCCTACCACTGGATTCGGCAATTAA
- a CDS encoding chromophore lyase CpcT/CpeT, translating to QYYACREPERWRGCGQEPARLIHLTEADLLPLPGCVLDVQYKNGEFHAQIRPGYRCEFEYQGQKRQVDIGWRVNPTTFISYDRGVDPQTGQALWGALMGPYIFQKRE from the coding sequence TGCAGTACTATGCTTGTCGAGAACCGGAACGCTGGCGCGGGTGTGGTCAGGAACCGGCGCGATTGATTCACCTCACCGAAGCCGACCTACTGCCCTTGCCCGGTTGCGTGCTGGACGTGCAGTACAAGAATGGAGAATTTCACGCCCAGATACGACCCGGCTACCGGTGCGAATTTGAGTACCAGGGACAAAAACGGCAAGTGGACATTGGCTGGCGGGTGAATCCCACCACGTTTATCAGTTACGACCGGGGAGTGGACCCGCAAACGGGCCAAGCGTTGTGGGGCGCACTCATGGGGCCGTACATTTTCCAGAAACGGGAATGA